The region tactggagtgggttgccatttccttctccattctcacagggttcagttcagttcagttcagttcagtcgctcagtcatgcccaactctttgtgaccccatgaatcgcagcatgccaggcctccctgtccatcaccaactccggagttcactcagactcacgtccatcgagtcagtgatgccatccagccatctcatcccctgtcgtccccttctcctcctgcccccaacccctcccagcatcagagtcttttcacagGGTATCAAGCGTTAATTAAAGATATTACCACACTTACTACAATTTAACTCCTTTGCCTCTCCAAGGTAACCAAGTCAAAGGCCAGAAGAGAAGAAatgttttctagtagtcacaaaCCAGAGTGAAAAAGCACCAAACTAAGTCTCCTGTTTTCTGGTTTCAAAACCCAAGCTCAAGATTACAGCTAAACATTAGCTACTAAAACAGCCTCCCTAAAACAGGGGAGAATCCTGATAAATGTACTATACTCAGCACTTCCTTTGTGTCTGCGCTTTACGCTCGTTATCCCTATGTTTCCCAAGAGGCAAACAAGCTGTTAGATTGTTACTTCTCGCGAGGTTAAGCAAGTCTCTCAGGATCACACCGGCAATGAGTAGTAGAACCAGGACTTAAACCCAGGTCTGTTATCGTCAGCATTCTTAACCATCCTCTTGTCGTGTCTACACAGCCACCGTGATTCATGCCACCCAACATCTCCCGTCGTTTTTCCCTGGAGCCACTTCCCTGAAATCTTGAGAGGACAAACCATGGAAGCAAGACAGACGGACTCTCTCAACAGCAGACCGGGTTTCAGGTACAGCGCGACCAGCTCCCAGCTCTGGCACCCTGAGAGGTGACTTGCCCTTCCAAGGCATGTTTCCTCACCTAGGGAATGAAGCTCATTGTTCCTATCTCAGGATCTAGAAGACCCTGTTTCAGGGCATAGGTGAAGGTTGGTTTTCCCTCCTCAAAGCACTAAGGTCAAAACTAGTGTCaccgtgtaccccaatgttcatcgcagcactgtttataatagccaggacacggaagaaacctagatgcccatcagcagacgaacggataagaaagctgtggtacatatacacaacagagtattactcagccattaaaaggaatacatttgaatcagttctaatgagatggatgaaaccagagcctattatacagagtgaagtaagccagaaagaaaaacaccaatacagtatactaaagcatatatatggaatttaggaagatggtaacgataaccctgtgtgcgagacagcgaaagagacacagatgtattgaacagtcttttggactctgtgggagagggcgagggcgggatgatatgggagaatggcattgaaacatgtaaaatatcatatgtgaaacgaatccaggtttgatgcatgatacagggtgatcgggggctggtgcactgggatgacccagagggttgggttggggagggagatgggaggggggttcaggacggggaacacatgtacactcatgacggattcaagtcaatgtatggcaaaaccaatacaatattgtaaaataaaataaacaattaattttaaaactaaataaaagaaaactagtgTCGCGCTTTCTGAGCACCCCAGCGGCGCTCAACTTCAGAGTCCTACCACCACCACTTCCTCTCACCCCTCTCCAACCGCGTGGCTGCTGCTTAATTTCCCCTCCATTTCAGTACGTTCTCTTGCCTCGCAAGAAGGACTGGCCTTGGACGCTGAGAGGCTACCTACTTCTTTTTGTCCCCCGACTCTGGGCTTTGAGGGTCTGTCTCTCTGCTCAGGACCCAGAGTGTCCTGCAAAGCCAGTGCCGGCCGCGCACCCCGCCGCGCGACGCGCCCCGAGGGGCGGGGTGTGACCAGAGAGTTTGAATAGGAGGCGCCTGCCGTGGGAAACACCCCGCCGCCCGCCGAGCTTCCTCGGCGCCGCAACCTCTCCGGCCGAGACGCGCGCAGAGCGGCCGGAAGGCTTCTCTGCACCCGGACCCCCGCGGCCCCGGTCCTCCCGCAGCCTCCGCTCCGGCTCGCCGCACCGCCGGTCATGAGGCCGCTGTTTTACCGCTGCCACAACACCACGTCGGTGGAGAAGGGCAATTCGGCGACGATGGGCGGGGTGCTCTTCAGCACGGGCCTCGTGGGCAACCTGCTGGCCCTGGGACTCCTGGCGCGCTCCGGTCTGGGGTCGTGCCCGCCGCGCTCGCCGCGCCCGCCACCCTCCGTCTTCTACGTGCTGGTGTTCGGCCTGACGATCACAGACCTCCTGGGCAAGTGCCTCGTGAGCCCCTTCGTGCTGTTCGCCTACGCGCAGAACCGGAGCCTGCGGGGGCTGGTGCCCGGATCGGACAGCTCTCTGTGCCAAGCCTTCGCCTTCTTCATGTCCTTCTTCGGGCTCGCCTCGACGCTGCAGCTGCTGGCAATGGCCCTGGAGTGCTGGCTCTCCCTGGGGCACCCCTTCTTCCATCGACGGCACCTCACCCCGCGCCGGGGCGCAATGGTGGCGCCGGTAGTGGGCGCCTTCTGCCTCGCTTTCTGCGCGCTGCCCTTGGTGGGCTTTGGGAAGTTTGTGCAGTACTGCCCTGGCACCTGGTGCTTCTTTCAGATGGCCCACGAGGAGCGCTCGCTGTCGGTGCTGGGCTACTCGGTGCTCTACGCCAGCCTCATGCTGCTGCTGGTCCTCGCCATCGTGCTGTGCAACCTGAGCGCCATGCGCAACCTCTATGCCATGCACCTGAGGCTGCGGGGACTCCTGCGCTCTGGCCCCAGGGAACGCGCCGAGCCGGGCGCCGGCGAGAGGGAGGCGACCCCGCTGCACCTGGAGGAGCTGGATCACCTCCTGCTGCTAGCCCTCATGACGGTGCTCTTCACCATGTGCTCCCTGCCTTTAATTGTGAGTTGTCCGCCCTAAAGCTGCAGGAGACTGACGCGCAGTGGGCCGCAGGAGAGGGGAAGGACGGGTGGGACGTGTTGGGTGCAGTACAAGAGAAGCTGCGCCCAGACACCGGAGGGTTTGTTCCCGCGTTCCGCGGATCGGTTTCCGTTCCCTCCGCAGTCCTCAGGAGATAGAATCTGATTTGCTGAGCGAAAAGAGGTAAAGCCACAGAATTTTAGGGAAAGCAGGAACCGGACTGTGTCCCCTTAGCCCGGCAGAACCTCTCCAGTGCTCTGAGAAGACCTCAGGACCATTTTTGCACCTCAGAACTTTGAGAAGCAGAACTTGGTTTCTCCTCGGCAGTAAGAGTCCTTTCCCACTTTCCGATGACTAAGCGAGGTTTTATTTACACCTGCCCATGATTTTAGTGGCATCAGAAATGCGCAAATGACATCTGCGCGTTCTTCCCACCCCAcctaccccacccccgccccccggtGTTGGTATGAAAAGGGAATAAGGGAAGGTGTAATCCTGCCAAACTGATTTGCAGACGCGAGTGACTAAAAGCGTaggtttagtctttttttttttttttttttttaactgatgtgTAAACTTTGAGGAGTGGAGGGCGCCCTTTCCCGTGCTGCCGCTGCAGTGGGTGGTGGCTGCAGAGGCGGAAAGGCTGTTTGGACTAGCAGGTGTGGAGGAAGGTTTCAACTGGTTCTGTCGCTCTGATAACCTGTCTCGGCCGGTGTTGTTTCTATCTTGGCAAGCGAGGTGACATGAGAGCCATTATCTTGTGTTTCAATTTACTGATGCAGGTGGTGGTGCAGATTGAATTATTTCATCGTTTTGGAGGTATTTCCTCCTGTGATCCCTGCCAAGACTTCTAGGAGTGCCTGAGGCTAGGAGTATtgctcctctttctctcctgacTCCACAGTGTACTTGTTCAACATGAACAACgtttaaataaattcattgtCAAGTCCAAGTTTTTGGAGCCCTGAGACTTATGTGACTAGGAAAGTTAAGTTTCTTATGGCAGTGTAGCAGTTTTGGATATTACCTTCAAGGGTGGATGAAAGTGACatataatgtgattttttttcccttaaatgaaGGTCTTAGTATTGGGCCAATAGTTGTCTGAATTAGCATTGGAActcccccaaataaataaatatataactatataaacaAAGAGATAAAGATATAGGTGGAGATATTTAGCAATGGTTTTCAAACTTTAGCACACTCAGACTCATCAGCAGTGCTTTTAAAAACATAGCTGGCTGGCCCTGTTCTCCAGTTGCTGATTCTGATTTTTGAAGAATTCAGCATCCTCCACTTGACCTGCTGATGTGGAGATCACATTTGAAGAACCACACTCTGAAGCAGGAGTTAGCAAATAAGGACTAAGCATCCAAAGAGCTGGCAACAGCAATATTTTCCTGTGGATCCCTAGTTTCAGCAGAGGGCACTCTTCCCATCTGATTTTCCCTGTAATGGACTACATTCTCTAAACAAGCCCATTGTATATTCTGAGTATGTTTCTTAGTCAACCCTCTCTTATAGGAGCAGTTTTATAAAGTATCCTCTAGGGAATACTATTGATCATCAGAGATTTTTTGAAAGTCTAGATTGTGTTCAAACAGATATCTTGAATAGAGTATGTATTTTGATCACTATCTATCAAAGTGAACAAATTTGTCATAATTTCAGtaaacccccaaaataaataaaattaaaaggccaTTCATAGAATAAATATTACATTTCTAATACAAATCAAGTGActtgaaaatatcaattaaaataatATGCAGGAAAATTTATATTGGTGAATACTgcatagaaataaaatgatttgtcTTCATAATTTAAACATCGTTCAGTTACCCAGATGCCAACTAATCACGTGTTCTCGAATAGTAAGAATTATATCTTTCTGGACTCCACTTTGAGGAGAAAGGagcaaatataaagatttaagtCATATGAACTGTTTCCTTTTTCAATCAACTCAAGTGTGTAGCCTGTtgccatccatttattcattcatctcagATCTGGAACCTACAACATTCCAGGCACTGTAATTCATTGCAgggaattaaaatgagaaaaacctCACATCTGCCCACAGAGCTATAATCCTGGGGGTGAGAGGGAGTGAGTAGGGCCAGAAAATAGTTTAGAAAAGGAAAGGATTAACTCCTAGTAGATAAAACAGTGATACTAGCTAATTATTGAATTATTATGATATGCAAGGACCTGTTCTCAAGGTTTTACTCATACTATCTCATTCGAATTTTGTAACAATGCTGGAAAATAGGTTCAATTGTCCCCAttgtatagatgaagaaacagagtaaCTTGCCTGAAATGTCATAGCCAGTGAGAGGATTCTATCTAACCTGGATAGTCAGACTCTAAAGCTGATGAGTTTAACCATCATTTCAAAGAGGCTTCGAGATGGGGGTAATTCTTTAGGTTGGCATGGAAAAAAGGTAGGATTTGGACACATGATcaatttccacatctgtaaaatggagagaatGAACATACTTAATAGGATTTTTGTGAGTATGAAAcaaactttttaaagtaaaatgctTAGAATGGTGCCTAGGAATATGAAACTCTGTATGGGCATTAGCCATTATTATTACTCTTTGTGTTATTGAACAGTTATAATGGGGGAGGGCTTCCAGAAACCTCTGTTTTCCTAAGTGCACTAGATGGGAGTATCTGAGCCTGCTGAAACGCTCTACTGAAAAGAGAATTAAAAGGTAAGGAAACAATTATGGGAACGCACATCTTCTCATATCCCTGACTGCATTGAATGGGTTTGGTCTGTGCACTTATTTGTATCCCCTCCCATTAATGTTGAGTTTGCATGTTTCCTGGTCCATTAGCATCTATTTTGTcccattataaatttaaaaatctcagtGGGCTTGAGGGATGTAAGGGTATTGAGAAAAAGCGGTTGGACTCCAACCAAGTGGGAGGCAGTTGCAGTGCTGGTCAAAACAGCAGTGTTGACTGAATGGCAGGAAAGGAATGAGGCAGTTTGCAGGGCTACACAGAGGCCAGAGACCTCAGGGAAGAGCAAGACAATAGGAGTGGCTGGGCACAGGTTTGTAGGCTTATCTTTCTGTCCCTGAATTATACTGCCTGGAATGTTGTAGGTTCCTTCCCAGTCTGAAGAGAGGATGCCAACCACAGAAAGATAAGCATCTGTGCTAAGAATAGCTAATTTACTTGAGTTGTCTCCTGTCTTTCCACtggaatgcatgcatgcatgcatgcaagtcacttcagtcctatctgactccgtgtgaccctatggaccagccaggctcctttgtccagtattctccaggcaagaatactggagggggttgccatgccctcctccaggggatcttcctcatccagggatcgaacccatgtctcttacatctgctgTATTGGTaggagggttcttcaccactaccgccacctgggaagcccctcccctgGAATATTTCCTGTATTTTCACATTGGTTAAAAGTTTCTGTTTCaaatggactcacagacatagaaaacaaactacgGTTATCAAAGGAGAAATGGGGGGGGAGGGATCAATAAGGGATTTGtaattaacagatacatactactatatataaaatagataaaggacctacagtatagtaaagaaaactatattcaatatcttatagtaacctataatggaaaagaatctgaaaaaggatatatatatatacacacacacatccacacatatatgtatatatatacacatacactcatagatgtatatatgtgtatatatatgcatctatgtgtgtgtgtgtatataggtatatgctgtacacctgaaacattgtaaatcagttacacttcaataaaaaaagttcAGAGAAAGGGAAGTTTCTGTTTCATTGGTGCCTCCGCACATGTGACATTTCACATGTGACTTATTTCTGTGCTAAGAATCAAGaacaggaaggaggcagaagaaagaagggaagaaatttAGTATCTTTGGGAGTCTGGTGACCCTGTTTGTAAACAATTCAGTGGACTGGATCTGTCCCACTTCAGCTCTTCCTCTGCACTGCCAGATAGTGCTAGCCCTGTAGCTCTGACTGCCGGCAGGCTAGCTCCAGGGATTAGCCTGGGGCTTCCAGGAGGACCTGCACCTCCCTGGCTCCTCACTTGCACCCATCCATGACAGTGGCCAAAATGAATATCACAAGGCAAGCTGCCATATTCTTATGGAAAAATAATGTTTCCTAAGTGAAGTAAGGGAATTTATCACAGCCATAGACCTTTTGCTATCTTAatctaatgtttttctttaaaacagtatCGTGCTTACTATGGAGTGTTTAAAGCTGTTCCTGAGCAAAATGGaaccactgaagaaactgaagacctCCGAGCCTTGCGCTTTCTCTCTGTGATCTCAATTGTGGACCCTTGGATTTTCATCATTTTCAGAACATCGGTGTTTCGAATGTTTTTTCGCAAGATTTTCATAAGGCCTCTTATGTATAGAAATTGGCACAGCAATTCTTGCCAAACTAACATGGAATCCAGTCTATAACTATGTTACTCTCTCTCATAAACTCAAGAATACATCACATCTTCTGCAAAGAACCATGAGCCACAAAAAAATCTTATAATTTATATCCTTAAAAGGTATGTTCCATAACAAAATAtctaaatgtattttcaaaactgTTTGTTCATTCTTAACAATGTGTTGTCCCTTTGTATTCATGAATCAGTTCGGTGGAGTTTTTCACTTTGAGTTATTAtataataactattattattataactaataatagttataatagtttttcattttgagtTATACCAGTTAAACTGGTAGCTCTTCAGTtgctaaaaaatctgcctgcaaagcaggagacccaggttcattctctgggttgggaactgggttcgatccctgcgttgggaagatcccctggagaaggaaatagcaacccactccactgttcttgcctgggaaatcccatggacagaagagcctgatgggctacagtccacagggtcacaagagtcagattcAATTTAGCAACTAACCCAAACAGTGTTTAAAGACTTAAAGCAATTATAGTGATTGTTTCAATGTTTGTACTTGTTGTCCCTAATTTTTTAAGGAGATCTTAGGCCTCTGGGTCTTTATTTAAATTCAGAAGAAACACCACTGTTTACAATTATGTAATAGGTTgttcttaaattttcttattcTCCTTATTTCTAGTGAAAGTTGATTTGTCTATTGTGTATCACAGTTGCTCCGTTTAAGTCTTTTCTTTGCCAACTGATGCAACTACAGCCTGAATTAGAGATGCCCCTCCTaaaagggagggcttccctggtggctcaatggttaaagcgtctgcccgcattgcaggagacctgggttcgatccctgggtcgggaagattcccctggagaaggaaatgacaacccactccagtgttcttgcctggagaatcccatgcatggaggaacctgatgggctacagtccacagcgtcacaaagagtcagactcgactgagtgacttcactttcactttcttaaaaggGAGGTGAAATGTAACTAGATCAGGCAGTTGGAGCATCCTTCTCTGACCAACCCATGAGAGAAGGCTCACTGCCTTGTGTGAAGAGCCAAagctataaataagtaaatgcaaGGCAAGGTGTGACTGTGGTCTACaatccaaagaagaaaaaaattccttttatcttttaAGTCCAATTTCTTATTTGGAGGGTGTCAGTAGGCATGAAAATTTGGGAGTGGGCTACAAAatgtttcagttttttggaaCCTCCATTTTGTAGGTTTATCATATTGATGGATTCTTTGGTGGGAAGGGATATATTGTTCTTTGAAAGACTGGGATGTATAATTTCCCAGAAAGCATGTTTACTACAAATGGCTATAACAGAGCTGGGCATTCAGCACAGCAACAAGCTCACCGGGACTCAGTCAGCCTCAGCTGAGCGTGGTGGCGATGACCTTAACACCTAGCTGTTAAAGCCATATTCCGCCTTTGGTGGAGATGGTAAGATCTTATGGAGGTTCCTGAGAAATACAGTTTCAAGCTGGAGCAGGGTATGGCTCAGATGGAGCACAACCAAGCACTTTAAGCGTACATTTAATTGTACATAATGTTTACAAATGTTAGCAACACTATGACCAAAAGGGAAAAGTGGGGAAAATACAGCTGCAGCTGTTAAACCAAACAAAAGACTGTAGACCCAGCTTGCAGGGAAGAGCTTTCACTTTGGGTAGAAGAATACATGGGGGCATCAGAGAGCTTTTGGCATCTGTGGGGTCCCTTTGTACCCAACACAGACTCTGAGCTGGAGAACCAGCTATGTTTGAATAGCCTGAGACCCCCATTTAGCCATCCCTTCCAAAGACCAGAGTATTTGCCTTATTTCCAGTTTAGCAACAGCCCCGCTTTTACCTCTGGTTTATCTCAGAGGTGGTATTAACCtggaaatatatgtgtattttttgtgTGTACCAAAACTGTGAAATGGTCAAATCCAGGAATAACCAAATTATAATCCGAGAGTGTGACATGATGCAAAATACAGTCGTTTTCAACTTTAACTCTCACTTATGTACTTAATGTGTAACTGCCTGTGTATTTTATTGTCAGAGGAAGTTCGTTTTTTTTATGCTGTCCTTTTGGAAAGTGTTATGATCATTGTCAAGATCATTTGAAAAGTTGCCAGGTGAatcaataaacataattttataatatgttgcaaagaaaattacttttcttcaaatgaaagaaaagaatttcatgttttggttttgtttcattgttttgagTAAAAGTTTACCAGCAGCCTTTCATTCTCTAGCAGTTTAATAGAATGGATTTTTATAGACTGTCCTATTAGCAAATACGTTACGTTAAACAATTTTGCATAGGTTTATTCAAGGAATTAGTGGTCCTTTCTGTCTAACACAATGGAGATACACCATCTGTATGAAATCCTTGTTAAGTCAAAAGTCAACTTTTCAATGATCCTCATTGatttattcattatattattaaataagtCTTAATTGACAGATATCTCGTGCCAGGCAATTAGGTGCTGAGGAAGAAAATACATAAGACTTAGTTCTGGCCCATAAGTTGCTCTTTGTCCAGTGGGAGAGACAAGCATGTAAACAGTTACAACAGTTACAGAGTACGGAAACCCCAGTAATAAATGTGCATGCAGAGTCTCATCGGAAGAGAAAATCTGAACTCAGGGGTACATAGGGCAGGGTTGTCACTAACCCTAACTCGGGGTAGTTCTTTAGGGTTGTCAGAACTGCACAGTGAGAAGATACCAAAGTCAAGTATTGAAGATGAGTAGGAATTTTGACTCCAGTTGAAAACTAAAGAAACTGACTAAAATAGTCCACATGAGAGGAAATACATATGTTTagtaaatgtaaaaaagaattccTGTCTAACCAAAGAAATgttaaattaaaatcaaattatcAGGGACCACCCACAAAAATGATTATGACTGTCAATAACAGAAATGCtcttattaaataaaaagaacactGGTGCTCCCCTGGTGAGTTTACAAATCTGtccaccttttctttctttttttttaaattacttatttatttatctatctatctacggctgtgctgggtcttcgttgctgttccagcttttctttagttgtggcgagtgggggctactttctacttgcagggcacaggcttctcattgcggtggcttctcttgtgcagcaCGAGCTccagggcacttgggcttcagtagctgttgcacatgagctcagtaattgtggttcctgggctccagagcacaggctcaacagttgtggtgcaccggcttagctgcttcacagcatgtgggatcttcccagatcagggatggaaccatgtctccagcattgcaggcagattctttgccactgagccaccagggaagccctgttcacGTTTTCTCAATAGCAACCTGACAGTGCATATCAGGAGCCTAAAAGTGTTCTTTTCTACCATTCCAGTGACTCCACTCTAGaatactcttccagaaaataatcAGAGGGGCTGTCACAATTATGTGCAAAACTCTTCCATGTAGCAttgtttaaaatagcaaaaaaatgaaaaggaaaccatCTAAATGACCGAAACAAGGGTTAGACAAACTCTTCatgtataatacacacacacacacacacacacacacacacacatgaaaataaCAGCCATATAACAAgatgttttcaaataatttataaaaattgagaAGAAAGCTTACAGTGTCATATGAAGTAGAACAAGCCTGATACAAACTATTTTAAGGTATGATCCAtaattaaagtatatatatatatatgtgtgtgtatatatacatatatatatatatgtatatatatatatatatatatatatatatatgaccttGAAGAAATACACCAGAGAATCACAGTGTGGACCACAGTTATCTTTTCTATGGACATTTTCCCCATAATTCTTcatattttccaagttttaaaataataagtaaaattttcttttgtgtgaaattctttcttaaaataatgaaTAGAAATGGGCTGAGAAAACAAGGGGGAAAGGCATGCAGGACAAGCTTTCAAGTTAAAGGACCAATATGTGCAAAGCCATGCAGGAATAAAGGAGTATGGCATGTCCAGGCTTAGTAGCTCCATTTGGCAGTAGCTTGGGAATTATGAGCAGAGGTGAcaggaaaagaagctgaaaagagACGCAGTTTTCACACTGTCAAGGCTGTTGGGTCCAGGGAGAAGGGTTGGAGCTCTTGCGGGCCCATATTCTCACTGTAGACTTTGAAGCCAGGGTGCAGCTAGAATGGAGTTTGAGGGAGGTCATGCTGGTGGCATGGACTGCAGATGGGCAGATGGGGGCCTGATGAGGTTGTACAGTCCATGCACTAGACCAGCGTCCTGGTTAAGGAAATGAGTAGGAcctgcttgggcttcccaggtggcacagtggtaaagaatctgcctgccagtgcaggagatgcagaagacactggttcgatccctgggtcaggaagatcccctggagtaggaaatggcaacccactccagtattcttgcctggaaaatttcatggacagaggagcctggcaggctacagtgaaggggtcgcaaagagtcagacacaactgagcgtgcagaTGAGGACTTGCTTGCCTGGCTGCTTGCCTGTACGTGGAGTGCACCAGCTCAGAAGAAAGGGCCCCCTTTGATGATCTTTCTACTGGGAGGAAGCACAAAAATGCTAAATATGCAGGCCCAGAAGCACCATGCCACCAGAGAGGGACAGAGGTAAGGAGGAGCTGAATTCAGGCCACGCCAGGGAAAGGTGAGTTATACAGCTTTTTAATAGGTAGAGCTGATAGGGAGGATTCCAACTTATGACTCAGCTGTGCCTTTATTCTTCTTTCAATATACTCAGGAATAAGTTAGGAGAGGGAAGAATTCTGAaaaaagtctgtttctttttttcctgacattGCCAGTATACCTGAATAGAAGATCGCTGTTACGATGCTAATGAAGCTTCTGAGTCAACTGTGGATTTTAATTATACATTACCcagctcgcaaagagttggacacaactgaacaatgacaacaaccaCCCAGCCATGTTAATAAAGggccagtgattaagaccattaACTTAGT is a window of Ovis canadensis isolate MfBH-ARS-UI-01 breed Bighorn chromosome 7, ARS-UI_OviCan_v2, whole genome shotgun sequence DNA encoding:
- the PTGDR gene encoding prostaglandin D2 receptor, giving the protein MRPLFYRCHNTTSVEKGNSATMGGVLFSTGLVGNLLALGLLARSGLGSCPPRSPRPPPSVFYVLVFGLTITDLLGKCLVSPFVLFAYAQNRSLRGLVPGSDSSLCQAFAFFMSFFGLASTLQLLAMALECWLSLGHPFFHRRHLTPRRGAMVAPVVGAFCLAFCALPLVGFGKFVQYCPGTWCFFQMAHEERSLSVLGYSVLYASLMLLLVLAIVLCNLSAMRNLYAMHLRLRGLLRSGPRERAEPGAGEREATPLHLEELDHLLLLALMTVLFTMCSLPLIYRAYYGVFKAVPEQNGTTEETEDLRALRFLSVISIVDPWIFIIFRTSVFRMFFRKIFIRPLMYRNWHSNSCQTNMESSL